TTTTTTATCATACTAAACGCCGCAGCCACCATCAGCACCGCAAATAAAATAAGCAAAAAAATAGATTTGCTCATCACAAAATCTCCTACACGAAATAATTCTTTTGGCAAAGCAGGTACTAAGTAAGCACGAGTAAGAAATACGGCGATAATGGAAGGAATACCAAAAATAACTGCTGTTTTTATATTTACCAATCCTTTTTTGAAATAAGAAACTGCACCTACTGCACTCGTAAGCCCCACAATAAAAAGAGAATACGCCGTAGCAGGCACTGCATCAACTCCAAACAAATACACCAACACCGGCACTGTGAGAATACTGCCACCGCTTCCGATAAGTCCGAGCGAAACACCGATGAGTACCGCAGATAAATAACCTAAAAAATCCATTACTGTTGTTTTATGGTGCAAAGATGTTGCGATTTTTGTTGAGATTCGGTGATAAAAGTTACATTGTGTGAATTTCACCTCCCTCAGTCCCTCTTAGCCTTTTGAAGGCAGCAAGCATTTAAGGAGCGACAAATTTTCCATCGGCGAGGGGGTTTTGGAGTGTTGGGTGAAAATACGGTAAAAATACACCCCCTGCGGCAAACTCGGCAACTGCCAGCGACTGCCCGAAAACTGCGCTTGCTCCACCATTTTGCCGCTTACATCGTAGAGTTGTGCCTCGCAAGGCGGTAGCTCCGCCCAAAAGTGGAGGGTATGGTCGGCGGCGGTGTAGGTGGCGGCGATGTGGTTGCCTGTGAGCGGCGGCATCGTTTCGTTGCCCACTGTCCATTCTTCGGGGCATTGCTCGGTGGTGCCGATGCGTATGCACTGACCCACGCTCAGGGTATCACAGAAGTAGGCGGTGAGCGTTGCCCAATATACGCCGTCTTGGGCATAAACGTGCTGCTGTGTAGTGCCTGCCAAGGTAGGCTCTGGTTCGCTGCCATCGCCGAAGTCCCACCACAAACTATACGGCTCGCCCCGAAAGCCCAAGGTGTCGGCGGTGAAAGTGACATCAGTGCCGTTTTGGGTGCTTTGGAAGGTAATGTTGGGATTTTCCAACAAGCCCAAGCAATTGGTATGCAGCAAATATACATTGGCACGACCGCCGTTGAACATAAAATTACCCTGCTCATCATACACGGGCACACTCTCTAAACCACTTTCGTATCTGCCCGTTACCCAGAGTGTGCCGTCTGTATCGCGCAAGAGGGCATAGCCGTAGTCGTCTTTCTCGCCGCCGTACAGACGCTGCCAAAGCAGATTTCCCTCCTTGTCTAATTTACTGATAGTCGTTTGTATGGTAATACTATTTTCAATATAGGTACAACCTGACATAACTATATCGCCATTGGGCAAAATTGTTGGAGTCGTCAGACTGCAATCTTTCATTAAATTTTTACTCTTCCAAATTATATCATAAGTCGAAGGAGCAAGTTTTACAATACAGGCAGTATCTGCATTTAAATCAGCATACATTCCATATACATAGCCCAAACTATCAATAGTAATGGATTGCATAGATTCAAAAGTTTCCCAATCAATAACATGTTGATGGATGATATTTCCCTGAGAGTCAAATTCTATCAAAGCTATATCTGAGCTTTCTTGTACAAACCAATTTATTGTACAAGTAGCTAAATAATTACCATTAGGCAATGTTATTAATTGTGCAATACGATTATTCCCTATATACCCCTCTATGACCTTATCCCAGAGTAGATTTCCATTGTGGTCTATTTTTACTAAGTAGGGTTGCCAAAAATACTCCTCCAAGCCGTATTCATACATATAGCCCCCTATCAAAAAGCCTCCATCTTCCGTTGATATAATTGTGTAGGGGTAAGTCACCTTAGAATTATCACCTATGGCTTTAATAGATAATAATTCATTATTTTTATAAAAACAGGTAATTATTCTAGATTGGTCTGCTTCACTGTAACTTAGCTCTGCTCCCACAAAACAATAGATGCCCTCATTGTTGTTTGCTATACTTTGCAGTCCTGCACTTTCATAAACAAGCGTATCACAAGGATTGATAGCAATTCTATTAGAAGTGTCGCCTTCTGCACTCAATGATATAATAAAACCTTGCCAGTTCTTATCTGACCAGTCAAAATTTGAACCATAAGCCAAGTATTGACCATCAGACAGCATTATTATTCCTTTTCCATTTTGAATATCTGTTATGGCAAAATTTTTTTGAAAAAAACTTTGAGCTATGCAGCAATGATTGCATAAGAGCAATACAAGTAATATTATCTTTTTCATGATATTTATAATTTTAAGAAAATGAAAAAGCAGAACTACCGCAAGGGTAGTTCTGCTTTTATAAAAAATATTACTTCATCAACACTATTTTACCGCTCCACCAATCCGTTCCATTAGCACACTCATATACATACATACCCGCAGGCAAATGAGCTATATTGCAAATATAGCGTGTTCCGTTAATAGAAGCCTGATATACAATATTTCCCTGTATGTTTTTAATACTTAGTTGCCATATAGTAGTATTTTTGGTTGGAGGCAACTCAAAGGTATAAATACCTATACTCGGATTGGGATATACACTAAGGGTTTTATCGGATTTTGTATCATTGAGTTTGGTGCTACTTGTAGTTTTGGCTGCCGCCTCGCAAGGCTCAATAGTTGCCAAAGCATAGCTACCTTGGGTCGCTATAAAGCCGGGTAGCAATTCTATAAATGTTCCTGCTCGGTACTCGGCACTCGCACCCGCTGCCACGCTGTCGGCACTCCGAATATGGTGCGTGGCGTGGTAGTGCAGGCTGTCGCCGCTCAGGTAGCTGCGGCGCAGGTCGTAAAATCGTGCGCAAGCGGGGTACGCATCGCAGGCATCGGGGATAAAGTCGCCGTCTGCATCTTGCAGGTCGTCGCCACTACTGCATACATCAAAGGCATCGCAAATACCGTCTGCATCGCTGTCGGGGTCGGCGGCTTGGCAGCCGGAGGGCAAATAAGCCAAACTATCCTCGGCGGGCGGCTCTGCCATCTCATAATGCGCCTGACGGAAAGTTTCCAAGAGGCTTTTGGCTTTGGCTGCTATAAAGGTAGGGGTGTCGGCGATGTATTCAAAGGTAGTTTGCTGCGCCGTACTCATTTCGGCAGGTGTTTTGCCGATTTCTGCTATATCCAATAGCGTGTGGTAGTAGCTGCGAAAATAGTAGTCGTCTAAGGCTTCGCTATGCGGGGCTGCTGCCGCCGAACCCGCCGGCAAGGTATTGAGGGTGCTGCGGGCGGTGTTGTATTCGCCTTTTTTGAGGTAATGCGATACCAAAAGGCGGCTGCTCAGGCGGTCGGGCACACAAGCCACCAGCGTGTGCAGCCCTTGCCACTGTTGGTGGCGGCGCAGATAAAACAATTTGTTGCGCAGCCCCCTCTACTTGCTCTTGCAGGGTGGGCAGGTTACAGATTTGCGCTTCGCTCAATAGCGGCAACCTGCCGCAACGGTCTTGCGGGTTCAAATTTGGTTCACAAGGTGCTACAGTTACCGAGCCGACCCACTCATTGGGGTAGGTGACAATAGGGGGTATATTGTTGGGCAGGTTCTCGTCGTCGCGATACCAATAAGTAAAGGCGGCATTGGTATTGCTGTTGATGTCGGAAAAACTGACACCGCAGGTGAGGGTATTGCCCAATACATTGCTATGGCAGCCGAATACATTGAGCGGTACGAAGTTGTCATCAACTAATCCGGCACAATCACCCTGTATTTTCAGGGTGCCTGTGGCGCGTATGCCGCCGCCGTAGCCTTGTATATTATTGCACCAGATGTCCATATTGCTGTTGTCGCCGTAGGTGCGTATGGCGGCAGAAGTGCTGTTGCTAAATTCATTGTTGCGCACTTGGTTCAGGTGGGCTGCGCCATTTACACAATACAAGCCCTGCGTCTGACGATTGATGCGGTTGGTGTTTTCTACCTGTATATCTGTTCCCACGAGCGTAATACCCAAATCGCCGCCGATATTGCCGTTATCGTCGATGGTATTGCCAAAAATACCGCCATTTTGCCCTTGCAGATAGATGCTGCGGGTGCAACGGTTGAAGGTATTGTTTTCTATCACTGCCCCCTCGTTGTTTTCAAATGCTACCCCCTGAAAAGCGCGGTCGTAAATACCTCTTTGGCAATCATTAAAGAAACTGTTCTCAACATGTAAAAACCGATTGGCGTAAGAATCCACTGCTATACGCAAATTATTAAAAGTATTTTGCCCGCCAATATCTAATGTAGCCACCGTAAGCCCCTGTATGCCTATGCCCCAAGAAGCAGCATAGTTAAAGGGATATTTGAATAGTCCGGTGTGTGAAAAACTAGATTGATAAATTTCGGAAACATCAGTAGGCAACCATATATTTCCCACCGCCTGAATACCCTTGTAGCAATTGATAAAAACGGCTCTGCTCATTAAAGCTATGCTGCCGCCCAAATTAAATTGCCCGCCGCCGTTGTTATTGCCCAAAGGGTCGGGATTATTGATGCTACTCAAAGGGAGGGTAGCGTCTAATTGTGCCCAATCATACACGGGTGTTCCCTGCAAAGCTACCCCAATGAGGGCATCGCGGATAGTAGCCACTTGTATAAAAATACTGCCGAAAGGTGCGGCACCGTTGTTGCCCTCTACCCGTATTCCCTGCCACATACAATCGCCTGCACTTTGTAGCACTGAGCCGCCGTTGATAATCAGGTTGCCGCCCGCCTGCACCACGATGCGCCCCAAAGGTCCGAAGTTCAGTGTTTGCCCGCTAATGGTGAGGGTGCAGCCGTTGGGTACGATAATATCGGCGTTGATGAGGCTTTCGTCTCCGGTGGCGGTGTTCCAGTTATAGGCAGTGCCATTGAGGGTTTTGGGAGTGGTGAGTTGGTAAGTGATACCCACATCACAAAAAGCGGCGGTGCAACCCGCATCTACCGCAAAGGTAAGCGTAAAACTGTTGGGGGTGCAGCCGTTTTCTTCCAAAGTATATACATATTGGTTGGCGTAGGTGGCGGATACGGCGGGGTTGATGTTGAGGTTGGTTAAAGGTGCGCCGTTCAAAGTCCAGTTACCGTTTTCGGGCAGGTTGTTGTCTTTTATAAATTGTGCCAAATTGAAAAGTGCATCGGTGGGGCAGATGCTCACTTGCATATCAGGCAGGGGAGGCGTACAGGACAACAATTCGTGTATGCCTATTTCGGGCATCGTCTCTTGCGCTACTTCCGTGCCAAAAAAGTCCGTTAAATTCAAGGGCGTATCGGTGCCGTTGTTTCTCAAAAGCGAGGTGCTTTCTATTTGATAAAAATTTTGTAAATGGTCGCGTAGCGTATTTTCAAAATTCCCCAAATTCTGCACGCCCGCTCCGTCATAAGCCGTACCCGCATTTCCGGCATCTAATAATTGCGGGTCGGCAAGCGTAAAAGTAGGGGTATTGTTCATTGTTGAGGTTTCAAAATTATTCGCATTTCCGGCATTATACTGCCCTTGCAGGTCTTCAAAGGAAATGGACGGCGCAAAGCAACCCTCATCTGCAAAAAATAAAGGGGCTTCACCGCCACGCCAGTAATTATTGTGTTCAAATACCATATCGGTAGCAGTACAAGTCAAATAACCCAATCGTTCATTTTCGGTGGTGCTAGCAAAAATATTATTTTCAAGACTTACTTCATAAAAACTGCTGCCCGCTATCCAAAAAACAGGATAGTCGTGCTCTGTTCCTCTGTGTGCTCTATAAAAAACATTGTTGTAGATTTGTGTATTGTTCACCGAAATATCTAAGTCCCCACTCTCGCAAGGAATTACTCCCGCTGTCCACATATACAAACTCGCCGATTCCAACAAAGCCCCGTTAATGGGCCACAAGGGGTCGGTTTGTGGGACATTAATAACGGCAGGTAATAAACCATTCTCTCCACCCGGCACATAAGCATATTGCGCATCATTTTGACTTACATTGTAGCGAATGACATTGCCATTATGGTTGATATTCGGCATACCCGCAGCCAGCATACCGCAATCATAACCCTGCGCAATCAGTATGCCCGGACCTATATTATCGTGCGAATAATTGTATTGAAGTGTGGAGTTCGTGACACTGTAATCAAAATCAAAGCCGCCGCCGTCTCGTGTCATAGATTTATTGTTATACGACTCGCAATGTTGTATGGTAATGCCGTCCGAAAAACAAGTCCAGATGCCCACCGGACCCGAAGGACCATTGTTATTGTCGCCGTTGTCACAGGATACGCAACGCTGTATAGTGCCGCTTTGTGTGCCGAGTACCTTTAATACCACTCCCGAATGGCTGTATTTTTCAGCATCAGGGTCAGGTGAGGTATTAAATACGCCGTTCGCATCGTAGGTTAAGCAGCGTTCTATCATTACATTGCTGTTCGGATAAGTAAGATTTTCATTATATGCCCGCATATTGCCCTCTATACTAATGCCATAGTGGGGGTTGTTGTGTATCTCGCAATCAGCAATATAGATATTATCATAACCAAAGGTTGCTTCGGTTGGAAAACTGTTATAACTTGATACCAAAATCCCTGTTTCGTCAAAACTGTGAATTTCGCTATCTTCTACACTACAATTCTGCAAATCGGCAGCTATGTAGTTGCCAAAAAAATACACACCATAGCGCACCTCCGCATTGTCGGCAGGCTGTAGGTCTAAGTTCTGTATATGTACGCCCCCTACTCCTTCCACTAAAATGGCAGCAGAAATATTATAATTAGTAGAAGGAAACGCCAGAATTTGGGCGGTAGTGCCGCCGCCATAAGGAAGTATTTCTACATTGGCATCTTGAGGCGTAGCATTGCCTATATTTGCATCATTTGCATTGGCTGCATTCAGACAAGGGTGTAAATTACGAATATGAATTTGCCCTGTGTGTGGGTTTGCTGTATTTAAAAACAAGCGGATAGGCGTAGTATTGTTATAAGTGGTGGTAGCGAGGTTGTCGCAGTTGGTAGAAGAAAATTTACTAAGAATAAGGTCATTAATACGCTGGGAGGCTTCTGCTAGGCTTTGAATAGGCGAAACAAGCGTACCCACATTAGCATCATTGCCTAACGCAGCATCTACATATATATCCTGCCCGTGCAGCCTGCCCTTGTTACAAAAGATTACGAATAGAAGCATCGCCGCATATTTTAAAAGATGAAACGATGAGGGGGGGTACATCATGTGCGTAACACTACGCGCGAGGGAATTTTTTTGTTTCATGGGTTAAAAACATTTTTTAGTGATAAATGATAAAAAACAGGGAGACAAGTAAGTTTTTTTCAGTGATAAAAAGACAAAACCGCACTCCCTAACGGCAAATATAACGCTTTAATAAAAAGCGTGCAAGTTTTTTTTAGGAAAAAACAGAAAATAAAACACGCAATAAAATAAAAGTTGCCGATACCTCTGGTAGGTATCGGCAACTCGTCAGTTGGCATCTTTCGTGCTTTTCGCCTATACTTCCGGCTCGGCGGGCGGTGCTACAGGCGGCGGTGCGGGGGCATCGGTCACATAACGGCGGTTGTAGTCGTCAATACTTTCCAAGGCGCGGTCTAAACTCGCATTCAGGTCGCGGGCGTTCTGCAAAGAGCGGTGCGCCAAATCGGTGTGGCTCATCAACTCCACCCCCAAAGCCAGCACGGTGTCATCTATGAGTTCTGCCGTTTCTTCCGCCAGCACTTTGAGGCGTTTCCATTCGTCGTACAGCTCCAAGAGGGCGGTGTAGTCGGTGAGTGCAAAACTGCGCGGCAACTCGCTTTCGTATTCGTGGCTGATGCGCCAGAGTTCGCGCACATAACCTTCGCGCCCTTCGGCAACGGTGCGTTTGCCTTTGCGTTCTTCATCGCTCAGGCTTACGGCAAAACGGCTCAGGTGATTTTTGCAGTCGCGCAGGGCGGCAACGGCATTTTCCATCTCGGCGGCACTCAGGCGGCGCGAGAGGTCTAAAAATCGTTT
The window above is part of the Sphingobacteriales bacterium genome. Proteins encoded here:
- a CDS encoding T9SS type A sorting domain-containing protein — encoded protein: MLSDGQYLAYGSNFDWSDKNWQGFIISLSAEGDTSNRIAINPCDTLVYESAGLQSIANNNEGIYCFVGAELSYSEADQSRIITCFYKNNELLSIKAIGDNSKVTYPYTIISTEDGGFLIGGYMYEYGLEEYFWQPYLVKIDHNGNLLWDKVIEGYIGNNRIAQLITLPNGNYLATCTINWFVQESSDIALIEFDSQGNIIHQHVIDWETFESMQSITIDSLGYVYGMYADLNADTACIVKLAPSTYDIIWKSKNLMKDCSLTTPTILPNGDIVMSGCTYIENSITIQTTISKLDKEGNLLWQRLYGGEKDDYGYALLRDTDGTLWVTGRYESGLESVPVYDEQGNFMFNGGRANVYLLHTNCLGLLENPNITFQSTQNGTDVTFTADTLGFRGEPYSLWWDFGDGSEPEPTLAGTTQQHVYAQDGVYWATLTAYFCDTLSVGQCIRIGTTEQCPEEWTVGNETMPPLTGNHIAATYTAADHTLHFWAELPPCEAQLYDVSGKMVEQAQFSGSRWQLPSLPQGVYFYRIFTQHSKTPSPMENLSLLKCLLPSKG
- a CDS encoding right-handed parallel beta-helix repeat-containing protein; the protein is MKQKNSLARSVTHMMYPPSSFHLLKYAAMLLFVIFCNKGRLHGQDIYVDAALGNDANVGTLVSPIQSLAEASQRINDLILSKFSSTNCDNLATTTYNNTTPIRLFLNTANPHTGQIHIRNLHPCLNAANANDANIGNATPQDANVEILPYGGGTTAQILAFPSTNYNISAAILVEGVGGVHIQNLDLQPADNAEVRYGVYFFGNYIAADLQNCSVEDSEIHSFDETGILVSSYNSFPTEATFGYDNIYIADCEIHNNPHYGISIEGNMRAYNENLTYPNSNVMIERCLTYDANGVFNTSPDPDAEKYSHSGVVLKVLGTQSGTIQRCVSCDNGDNNNGPSGPVGIWTCFSDGITIQHCESYNNKSMTRDGGGFDFDYSVTNSTLQYNYSHDNIGPGILIAQGYDCGMLAAGMPNINHNGNVIRYNVSQNDAQYAYVPGGENGLLPAVINVPQTDPLWPINGALLESASLYMWTAGVIPCESGDLDISVNNTQIYNNVFYRAHRGTEHDYPVFWIAGSSFYEVSLENNIFASTTENERLGYLTCTATDMVFEHNNYWRGGEAPLFFADEGCFAPSISFEDLQGQYNAGNANNFETSTMNNTPTFTLADPQLLDAGNAGTAYDGAGVQNLGNFENTLRDHLQNFYQIESTSLLRNNGTDTPLNLTDFFGTEVAQETMPEIGIHELLSCTPPLPDMQVSICPTDALFNLAQFIKDNNLPENGNWTLNGAPLTNLNINPAVSATYANQYVYTLEENGCTPNSFTLTFAVDAGCTAAFCDVGITYQLTTPKTLNGTAYNWNTATGDESLINADIIVPNGCTLTISGQTLNFGPLGRIVVQAGGNLIINGGSVLQSAGDCMWQGIRVEGNNGAAPFGSIFIQVATIRDALIGVALQGTPVYDWAQLDATLPLSSINNPDPLGNNNGGGQFNLGGSIALMSRAVFINCYKGIQAVGNIWLPTDVSEIYQSSFSHTGLFKYPFNYAASWGIGIQGLTVATLDIGGQNTFNNLRIAVDSYANRFLHVENSFFNDCQRGIYDRAFQGVAFENNEGAVIENNTFNRCTRSIYLQGQNGGIFGNTIDDNGNIGGDLGITLVGTDIQVENTNRINRQTQGLYCVNGAAHLNQVRNNEFSNSTSAAIRTYGDNSNMDIWCNNIQGYGGGIRATGTLKIQGDCAGLVDDNFVPLNVFGCHSNVLGNTLTCGVSFSDINSNTNAAFTYWYRDDENLPNNIPPIVTYPNEWVGSVTVAPCEPNLNPQDRCGRLPLLSEAQICNLPTLQEQVEGAAQQIVLSAPPPTVARAAHAGGLCARPPEQPPFGIALPQKRRIQHRPQHPQYLAGGFGGSSPA